A single genomic interval of Eurosta solidaginis isolate ZX-2024a chromosome 3, ASM4086904v1, whole genome shotgun sequence harbors:
- the mRpL43 gene encoding large ribosomal subunit protein mL43 isoform X1, which produces MSNSHIFLKSGFPRSPLQNGLGRYVCQLQRVTLKFCKSHGASRGMREFIENHLIDFAKENPGIVVYVKPRRHRGPVLVGEYLNGDREWLNCHNASMDDINKWLELLKTQNGSSSALRLRKMWHTDVPSIQGPWTPFTLRTPETNLEMFPNASASRPLDIEQTATEKLIELFKKQRLEDDGKVSDKVLEGKRAE; this is translated from the exons ATGTCAAACAGCCATATCTTTCTTAAATCTGGATTTCCACGTTCGCCATTGCAGAATGGCTTAGGTCGCTATGTGTGCCAATTACAACGTGTTACTTTAAAGTTCTGTAAGAGCCACGGGGCTAGTCGGGGTATGAG AGAATTCATTGAGAATCACCTTATTGACTTTGCCAAAGAAAATCCCGGCATAGTAGTGTATGTAAAACCGCGCCGCCACCGTGGTCCTGTACTGGTCGGGGAATATC TAAATGGTGATCGGGAATGGTTGAATTGTCATAATGCTAGCATGGATGACATAAACAAGTGGTTGGAATTACTAAAGACCCAGAATGGTAGTTCAAGCGCGTTGCGTTTACGAAAAATGTGGCATACTGATGTACCATCAATTCAGGGACCTTGGACACCTTTTACATTGCGTACCCCCGAAACAAACTTGGAAATGTTCCCCAATGCGTCCGCGTCACGACCGCTTGATATCGAGCAAACGGCAACTGAAAAGCTTATTGAGTTGTTTAAAAAACAGCGGCTGGAGGATGATGGTAAAGTAAGCGACAAAGTTTTGGAAGGAAAACGTGCCGAATAA
- the bonsai gene encoding small ribosomal subunit protein uS15m isoform X1: MNFSRFLRVSTGIHWQPTRDYAFKSDLKIKWVRPEKIPCTKPEKSGDLGTLPALNETEYAWEFKNSKELQDADPIVQSLFQLGNRRREDTTRYKRELMIKEVQRHALDYGSTEVKLARMTADIRNLQMQHELYPRNKKMKVNLKELIDRRKMFLKYLRRSDYRRFEWILEKLDLVYKPKPLKYHAITRKESLQKLTDAHCEKIKEERLEEYRKILDEQKIPFLEDAIKKMEFVRKEQIDLDIPITVTEEHILDYKNELEALKQQREAIKSEQKE, encoded by the exons ATGAACTTTAGTAGATTCCTACGCGTCTCCACTGGAATCCACTGGCAACCGACACGTGACTATGCGTTCAAGTcggatttaaaaattaaatgggTACGTCCAGAAAAAATACCATGTacaaaaccagaaaaaagtggcGATTTGGGTACACTACCTGCGTTGAATGAGACTGAGTACGCATGGGAATTCAAAAACTCAAAAGAACTTCAAGA TGCCGATCCAATTGTACAATCACTGTTCCAACTGGGCAATAGACGCAGAGAGGATACCACTCGTTATAAGCGTGAACTGATGATTAAAGAAGTACAGCGTCACGCTCTGGACTATGGGTCCACAGAAGTAAAAT TAGCGCGTATGACTGCAGATATTcgtaatttgcaaatgcaacatGAACTGTATCCACGAAATAAAAAGATGAAAGTTAATCTCAAAGAGCTTATTGATAGgagaaaaatgtttttaaaatatttgcgtCGTTCGGATTATCGTCGATTTGAATGGATATTGGAAAAACTTGATTTGGTGTATAAGCCGAAACCGTTGAAATATCATGCAATAACACGAAAGGAATCATTGCAAAAGCTAACCGATGCACattgtgaaaaaattaaagaagaaCGTTTGGAGGAATATCGGAAAatattggatgaacagaaaataCCATTTTTGGAGGATGCTATTAAGAAAATGGAATTTGTGCGTAAAGAGCAAATCGATTTAGATATACCGATAACAGTAACTGAGGAACATATATTAGATTATAAGAATGAGTTGGAGGCGCTTAAACAACAACGGGAAGCAATAAAGTCAGAACAGAAAGAATAG
- the sigmar gene encoding tumor necrosis factor alpha-induced protein 8-like protein isoform X2, whose protein sequence is MAADGLRQCLLLWSIDYWNLEVMADSAFKSRDIGLRAQKKILSRMATKNIAKTFIDGTTASLLDNLYRLCKMHTGNKAKAEKLIKNIIKIVIKIGVLHRNNQFNAEELKDAEVFKRKFQNTQLSVISFYEVDYSFDLTYLQNSIAESHVALKSIVQRHLTEKSLNRIDEVFVFFGDAVLLETAFKPNSSYRELMGKIVSDINTAMETGDMTAKNTNKVGLKWLFKGK, encoded by the exons ttatggcTGACAGTGCTTTCAAGTCGCGTGACATTGGTTTGCGTGCCCAGAAGAAGATCCTCTCTCGCATGGCCACAAAAAACATAGCGAAAACATTTATTGATGGCACAACCGCATCGCTTCTTGATAATTTATATCGCCTTTGTAAAATGCAT ACGGGCAACAAAGCTAAAGCGGAGAAGCTGATAAAGAATATAATCAAAATTGTTATAAAAATTGGTGTCCTACATCGAAATAATCAATTCAATGCCGAGGAATTGAAGGATGCGGAAGTATTTAAACGGAAATTTCAA AATACCCAGTTGTCAGTAATTTCCTTCTACGAAGTAGATTACAGCTTCGATCTGACATACCTGCAAAATTCCATTGCCGAATCACATGTCGCCCTAAAGTCAATTGTCCAACGACATCTTACAGAAAAATCGCTTAATCGCATCGATGAAGTATTCGTGTTTTTCGGTGATGCCGTACTTTTAGAAACCGCCTTCAAACCAAATTCGTCATATCGTGAATTGATGGGAAAAATTGTTAGCGATATTAATACTGCCATGGAAACGGGAGATAT GACtgcaaaaaacacaaacaaagtcGGGTTGAAGTGGCTATTTAAaggcaaataa
- the mRpL43 gene encoding large ribosomal subunit protein mL43 isoform X2, whose translation MPQLTLNKHIFYYREFIENHLIDFAKENPGIVVYVKPRRHRGPVLVGEYLNGDREWLNCHNASMDDINKWLELLKTQNGSSSALRLRKMWHTDVPSIQGPWTPFTLRTPETNLEMFPNASASRPLDIEQTATEKLIELFKKQRLEDDGKVSDKVLEGKRAE comes from the exons ATGCCACAACTAA CTcttaacaaacatattttttactATAGAGAATTCATTGAGAATCACCTTATTGACTTTGCCAAAGAAAATCCCGGCATAGTAGTGTATGTAAAACCGCGCCGCCACCGTGGTCCTGTACTGGTCGGGGAATATC TAAATGGTGATCGGGAATGGTTGAATTGTCATAATGCTAGCATGGATGACATAAACAAGTGGTTGGAATTACTAAAGACCCAGAATGGTAGTTCAAGCGCGTTGCGTTTACGAAAAATGTGGCATACTGATGTACCATCAATTCAGGGACCTTGGACACCTTTTACATTGCGTACCCCCGAAACAAACTTGGAAATGTTCCCCAATGCGTCCGCGTCACGACCGCTTGATATCGAGCAAACGGCAACTGAAAAGCTTATTGAGTTGTTTAAAAAACAGCGGCTGGAGGATGATGGTAAAGTAAGCGACAAAGTTTTGGAAGGAAAACGTGCCGAATAA
- the bonsai gene encoding small ribosomal subunit protein uS15m isoform X2, which yields MNFSRFLRVSTGIHWQPTRDYAFKSDLKIKWVRPEKIPCTKPEKSGDLGTLPALNETEYAWEFKNSKELQDADPIVQSLFQLGNRRREDTTRYKRELMIKEVQRHALDYGSTEVKSRMTADIRNLQMQHELYPRNKKMKVNLKELIDRRKMFLKYLRRSDYRRFEWILEKLDLVYKPKPLKYHAITRKESLQKLTDAHCEKIKEERLEEYRKILDEQKIPFLEDAIKKMEFVRKEQIDLDIPITVTEEHILDYKNELEALKQQREAIKSEQKE from the exons ATGAACTTTAGTAGATTCCTACGCGTCTCCACTGGAATCCACTGGCAACCGACACGTGACTATGCGTTCAAGTcggatttaaaaattaaatgggTACGTCCAGAAAAAATACCATGTacaaaaccagaaaaaagtggcGATTTGGGTACACTACCTGCGTTGAATGAGACTGAGTACGCATGGGAATTCAAAAACTCAAAAGAACTTCAAGA TGCCGATCCAATTGTACAATCACTGTTCCAACTGGGCAATAGACGCAGAGAGGATACCACTCGTTATAAGCGTGAACTGATGATTAAAGAAGTACAGCGTCACGCTCTGGACTATGGGTCCACAGAAGTAAAAT CGCGTATGACTGCAGATATTcgtaatttgcaaatgcaacatGAACTGTATCCACGAAATAAAAAGATGAAAGTTAATCTCAAAGAGCTTATTGATAGgagaaaaatgtttttaaaatatttgcgtCGTTCGGATTATCGTCGATTTGAATGGATATTGGAAAAACTTGATTTGGTGTATAAGCCGAAACCGTTGAAATATCATGCAATAACACGAAAGGAATCATTGCAAAAGCTAACCGATGCACattgtgaaaaaattaaagaagaaCGTTTGGAGGAATATCGGAAAatattggatgaacagaaaataCCATTTTTGGAGGATGCTATTAAGAAAATGGAATTTGTGCGTAAAGAGCAAATCGATTTAGATATACCGATAACAGTAACTGAGGAACATATATTAGATTATAAGAATGAGTTGGAGGCGCTTAAACAACAACGGGAAGCAATAAAGTCAGAACAGAAAGAATAG
- the sigmar gene encoding tumor necrosis factor alpha-induced protein 8-like protein isoform X4, with amino-acid sequence MADSAFKSRDIGLRAQKKILSRMATKNIAKTFIDGTTASLLDNLYRLCKMHTGNKAKAEKLIKNIIKIVIKIGVLHRNNQFNAEELKDAEVFKRKFQNTQLSVISFYEVDYSFDLTYLQNSIAESHVALKSIVQRHLTEKSLNRIDEVFVFFGDAVLLETAFKPNSSYRELMGKIVSDINTAMETGDMTAKNTNKVGLKWLFKGK; translated from the exons atggcTGACAGTGCTTTCAAGTCGCGTGACATTGGTTTGCGTGCCCAGAAGAAGATCCTCTCTCGCATGGCCACAAAAAACATAGCGAAAACATTTATTGATGGCACAACCGCATCGCTTCTTGATAATTTATATCGCCTTTGTAAAATGCAT ACGGGCAACAAAGCTAAAGCGGAGAAGCTGATAAAGAATATAATCAAAATTGTTATAAAAATTGGTGTCCTACATCGAAATAATCAATTCAATGCCGAGGAATTGAAGGATGCGGAAGTATTTAAACGGAAATTTCAA AATACCCAGTTGTCAGTAATTTCCTTCTACGAAGTAGATTACAGCTTCGATCTGACATACCTGCAAAATTCCATTGCCGAATCACATGTCGCCCTAAAGTCAATTGTCCAACGACATCTTACAGAAAAATCGCTTAATCGCATCGATGAAGTATTCGTGTTTTTCGGTGATGCCGTACTTTTAGAAACCGCCTTCAAACCAAATTCGTCATATCGTGAATTGATGGGAAAAATTGTTAGCGATATTAATACTGCCATGGAAACGGGAGATAT GACtgcaaaaaacacaaacaaagtcGGGTTGAAGTGGCTATTTAAaggcaaataa